The Lolium perenne isolate Kyuss_39 chromosome 6, Kyuss_2.0, whole genome shotgun sequence genome segment cctggcccaaatatgcgccaggtttgcgtctcggcggacgtccggaaacgtccgctcgtgtctggcggacgtttcggctggcccgcctggcagcgaccctgcgtcgatgcgtcttctcaaacgcgccagcgactgcaaagctgcGTCGCTGCATCATTTCggctggcccgcctggcagcgaccctgcgtcgatgcgtcttctcgaaCGCGCCAGCGAGTGCAAAGCTGCGTCGCTGCATCGCTTCGGGACAATGCGCCACTAATGgcgacgatgcctcggctgccgagcggccgcccacctccgccaaccaggttaatggcgacgccatgcgtcccgcggccaccgcatgcctccggcctatataaagggggcgcgcgttcttcttcctcatccactcctccaaagaaaccctagctagccgccacaaagctcgaccgtagcgccgcctaggtgttcctgcggcgcagccaagcccgcgaggaagtccatggccggtccgggtggccggcgaggcggtcaaggccgcggccctgggcgcccccgtggccggggcaggggccgccgtggtggagcagctacggccccacgctcgccgtcgcctgcgccctcctcgtcctcgcaggaggagcgctgcttcgagttcctcctccgcatcgacgatgacccactcgccatcaagcggctaccggacaagttcgccgagttcgtcgatggcgtcgagccggcgcacttgcagctacgggaggccagctgcaacttctgccactggaccgtggaggtcctgttcgacgggcagggcaagatgtacctgcacacggggtgggacaagttcgcccgtgacctcgacctcgagcccggctgccagctcaccttcctctacgagggggacgacGAGATGATCgttaaggtgttcgacgacacagcctgccgcaggcactaccacaccgacgactccggctccgataccgatagttagaacgtcgagtgttctttctttgcagcgaatctggctataggccagacgaagccagtagtgaaggtctctgtctgttcttcctcggtagaaccaacaagggcaccgtctcctcccgctggattttccagtttgggtgattgggtgtgccctcgaatgttcttccttggcagcgaacatacggaaatcaacacaactggcttctattttttaaaattttatatttgtgtcaaccatggttcaaactatgtgttagtttgtgtaaaccatgtgcctaactatgtgttagtttgtgtaaaatcatgttttaaaatgttatatttgaaactatgtttaaatggagaagagggaagaaatgaaaaaaaaattagatgcgtcgccccgctggagcagacgcaaacggacgcgcggacaaaaacggtcatttctgcgtccgcagcgcgacgcaaacggacgctcgcggacatcaaaatgcgtcgcgccgctggagatgccctgatgcCCGATTTTAATGGCGACCATCGGATCAACGACAGAGATTCTGCTGGTACAAACGGTGCTCCATGCATGCGTATGCCATGCTGGTACCGGCAGTGCAGCCGCAGGGCTTCTGCCTTCCGGTTCTGATCGATCCCCACAAACACACGATGCTTCTGGTTGGCGAGGACACAACAAAGACGACACATCATGGATTCATGGGCAGTGCAAAGTTACAGGAGATCGCTGATACCACAGACTACAAAGATACTACGGAGTACTCTACTACTTCCAAGTAAGTAGCCACTGCCGTAGCACGAAATGAGAAAGGGAAGACATGGCCAGACTCCGGAATTGACTCTGCAACGCTACCGCGAACCAGCAACGCAACAAACGCGCGCGCAGTAGCTTGCATCGTTTGACTTCCGCTAGCACGGGCCTCCATGCCAGCTGCTGCGGCGTCGGTGCCACGGGCAgtggctgaggaggaggaggaagaagacggcgGAATGACGCGTCTGCTGACGTGCGTGACGACACAGATGAGGGTCGACGATGCAGCAGCGAGATGACGGGCGAAAACGAAGCCGTTGAAGTGGCTCACCAACGTATCCTTGCCTAACAGAAACCAGCACGCCACACGAGCACACGACGATCCGGTATCATACAACCGAACATGGATGAAAATGAAGATGAAATATTTTAAACTCTCCGCGAAAAAAGGAAACGAAATTTTGCAGTGCAAAAATGGATATTTTTTTATCGGAAATGAAAACGGAAACACGTGCACAAATAGTCAAGGTCTACACGAGCTATGACAGCGCCGGCCACGTCCAATGAGGTGTTTGAGTTCCCAGCCACATTTTGGCAAGGCAAAGTTTAACGAACATAAGCGGAAACATGTAACACGTTTGTTAATGGTGCCCTCACTGTGATCAAATCGATCCAACGCCGCAACGGAGGGTGCTTTCCAAGATGAACACACATACAACTCAGTGGCATCTCCTTCTTCCAGATcctacgagagagagagagagagagagagagagaggttagcAGCATGACAGGGTGGTGGCTATGGTGCTGATTCTCGTGGGCAGAGCTTCGCTACGCCCCgttcagaaaaaaaaagaaacttCGCTACGCGGTGTGCAGCAGCTAGGGCTTCAGGTGCCCCCCTCCGCGCATCTCGCCCTATTTATATAGGGGATTGCCGACCAGGGGGTGCAACCTTGCCTCGTAAGTCTTCCGTGCGGTTCGGGTTGACTTGCCTTTGAAGGCATCCTTCGCTTTTTATATTTAAGGCTGGCCAAATGAGCCACAGGTGATGTGGTGCCTAGCTCATATAGGGCTAGGGCACTCCCTTTCGGGTCCATGTGGACCCTCTGGGGTGGGTAGGGCAACCATGAAACTCGTGGAACAATCTCAAATATATTTGGTATACTATGCTAGAATTTTCTATAAAACTTTCCAGAAAACCTAAAAATTGACTACTTGACATGAAACTTGATCTTGGGACCATTAGAGCAACTCTAACAAAGCCCGTAAATCCAGCCAAAaccgaacttttccggcggatttacgggttcgggccgaaactGGCGCAGATCAGCGCACGaaaaagtgggccggcccgaacTGAAAGTTCAGGGGCCCGAGAAACTCACCGCGcggcccctattaaaagggttcgcggaggggagttcggttaggaaaccctactcccctcccgcCGCTCCCCTCCCGCCGCCGtagcccgccgccgcctccgacgAGCAATCCCGGGCGCTCGGCCTCCGCTCCGCCGCTACGGCCACCACCCCTCCGTCCGAAATGACAAGGGCAAGACCCGTGGGtaggggcggcggccgatccagCGCCGGAAGGGCAATTCGCCGTCCGCCGGGCGTACGGGCGGAGACGGAGCGCGGCAGGCGGGCGCGCTCCGATGGCGCATGGAAGCGGGCCGGCCGCAAGTGGCTGGCCGAAATGGCGGGCGCGCTCCGACGGCGCGCGGAGGCGGCTGCGGCGGTGGAGGCGGCTGGGGAAGCGGAGGAGCCCCTCGCTGACGGCGGGTGCAGCCCGCCGCTGCCGCCATTGCCCCCGAGCGGGGACGACGACGACGCAGACGGACCGCCGCTGCCGCCATTGCCCCCGAGCGGGGACGACGACGACGCAGACGGACCGCCGCTGCTCCGCGGAAGCGCCTCCGGCGCGGCCGCCATCGAGCTGGCGGCCCTCGTCGTCGCCTAGCAACCGGTGGCGTTGAaaaaccctccgccgccgcccggtgACAGTAAAGTCGCCGAGAATCTTAATTTTTAGTGTAAATAGGTCCGTAGTACGTAATTTAGGTGCAATGCGGTTGTATTTTGCCACTATTTAGTGTGAATTATGATCGAATCCAGCGTGATCGGCTGAAATCGACTTCAATCACGAAACTTGTTTTCCCGTGTCGTTTGATTTTCTCGAGTTCGGTTTGGGTTTACAGTTTCTGTTCTGCGCCGTGCCCAAATGCGCTCTCAAATCGTTTTTTGGGAGACTGAACTTCGTTTTTTCGGTTCGGACtaatacgggctctgttagagatgctcttaggaacTTCTTGTGATGTACCGGAACCTATCTAAGATTCCAAACAAACTTCGAATTCACCATTTGATAATATCTCAGAGTGAGAGCTCATTTTGTTActtcctccgatccaaattagttAACttcactttgtctagatatggacgtATCTAGATATACTTTTGCTGAGTAGATACATCTGTATCTACcataaggctggtgccaacgcgggctggagggcgggcggtaccgcccgcgacggggcgagaggcgggcgagacGCTAGTGGCGGGCGGTGGTTCCACCGCCCGGCGGTAgggggcggtaccgcccgcctatagcccgcgttggaggcgagagcggggcgagagggaggcgatagcggtgctagtggggcggtagggaggcggtagggaggagagaggaagtgagagctggcactatagcccgtgcactggcactgtggggtgagagtggggtgagagcgaaggtaaaagctgacgtggcgaggctatagtgggatgatgcattggcaccagcctaatgtAGAGTCAATTAATTTAGAGTGGAGGGATAGACTTCACCTGCATCTCTAGTCATTTTGTGGAAGGGCATTGCCGAAACTTGGGTCATGACGCCGTACACGTACAAAGAGACAAATATGTGCATAGGTGTCGCTAGTACTGTACAGGACTTGCGAGAGACTCCCAAGTCCAGAAACAAGTCCAAGCTCTAGATGTTGCTACTCCGTACAGATTGTTAGTCCTCCCATCCACGTACTCGCATAATCTCGTTACTCCTCAGCACTTCCCATTCTGGTTGATCTCTGCTTTCCTCGGCGTCCAACGATATGGGCTCTTGAGCGCCGACCACCGTGCCGGCTGCGGACGAGGAGGCGCGGGGCTGCAGATCTCCACCCCCTCCTCCGCCTCTGCGAGGAAGACGAAGAACCGGCCAGCCGGGACACCAGGTAATCAATCGACGCCGTTACGTAACAAATACATTCGAGAAAAACCAGTGCGCATGATGACAGACATGGACGACGGTGCAGACCCGGAGGCGGAGGTGGTGTCGCTGTCGCCGCGGACTTTGCTGGACTCGTCCAGGTACGCGTGCGAGATCTGCGGCCAGATGTTCCGGCGGGAGCAGAATCTGGTGTTCCACCGTCGGGGCCACGACATGCCGTGGAAGCGggatccggcggcggcggcggcgccgcggaAGAGGCGGGATGCGGCGGCGCCGCGGAAGAAGCGGCGAGATGAGGCGGCGGCGTCGCGGAAGAAGCGGGCGTTCGTGTGCCCGGAGCCCAGCTGCCTGCACCACCACCCCTCCCATGCCCTCGCCGACCACTGCGGCATCAAGAAGCACTTCCTCCGCAAGCATGGCGGCCACCGCCAGTGGGCCTGCGCCCGTTGCTCCAAGGCCTACGCCGTCCTCAACGACTACAAGGCCCACGTCAAGACCTGCGGCGGCCACTCCGCCTGCGGCCCCATCTTCACCCGGTACGCGCTCTCCTAGTGATGGGAGTTTCTGTATTGTTGCCCGCTGCTCCGTCACTAACTCCTGGCCGGGCGCGTCGAAACGCGGTGCAGGGTGGATAGTTTCGTGGAGCACGGGGACAGGTGCAGCGCCGCGGCGGCCGTGTCGTCGGCGCCGGTCCGCGAAGTTGCGGTGGCCGCCGCGTCCAGCCCGTCCAGGGAAAGCGTCATGGCCGGCGTAGCAGTGCGTAGCCCCGCCGCCCCCGTGTTCCACCGGTTCTTGGACCAGGGGCCGACGCCGCCGTCCGGCATCCGTGGCGGCGGGGCGCACAACCTGGAGCTGCAGCTCATGCCGCCGTCGTGCTACCCAGCCGCGACGCATTCGCCGGAGGCCCCCATCTCGCTGGCAGACGACGACGTGGCCACGGAGCTGCGGCTTTCCATAGGCTTCTGCACCGGCGACAACCGTGGAGGAGGCCACCGCTCTTCACGGAACACGTGGTCGAGGCGCGCCCAGAGACGGGGCGGTATGGGTACGGCGAGCTGCGCGACCCTCGATCGGCCTCATGCGGCAGCGCCAGCATGCTATGATGAACAATGTATAGTGAGTAGTGACTGCCGTCATGGTTAAACTCTGAGTAGCTATTTGTTTTCACCGGCACGGCAAACCGCGGCGTTTGACCGGCCGGCGGTAAGGTGAGGTGTAATTAGATGCCGCTAATGTGTTTTGAATCTTCTGGTCTATTTGCATGAAAACTAAGCACAGATAGATGGATAGTATCCTGTATGTTTGAGCAATCGGGCCTTTTCATTAAACAGACGAAAATTGATCAGTTTATAAGAAAAAACTAGCCGAAAACAATACAAACTTGACACCCGTGTCTGGCTTATAACGAGAATCAAGGAAAATCAAAATTAACATGGCACAATTTATAGAGGAAACTGGCGAAAACCGCACACGATCTAGCTCAACTAGATATGTCTGGATCGTCGGGGAATAACACTAGTGTGACAGCAACGACAACCACCATGAATGTTCGGTCACGTCCATAGAAAGGAAATCATTGCCGAAGGAGATAGCTAGGCCTTTCAAGCTTCGAGAGATGAGACATGCCGCAATAAGGAAGTCAGCGGCGCTCGTACACCGACGGAATCCGAAGACATCCACCCAACCAGCACCCAAGATATTGCCATGAGTGGCTCCAAGCATTCCGAAATATAACGCCTCTAAGGAGGTCCATAGACGCCACCGTCATCCAACAACACGACAAAGATGATTTGGTGTTTCAATCTGCAATGAGGGGCGGAGGGGTGTGAGGACTCCACAACAATGCCCCCAAAGAGGAAAAAAAAGACACCCTCCAGCACGGCCGTTGCTGACACCGGCCAAATTGGGCAAGACTTTCATCCGGAGACCCACACCGTCTCCATTAGATTGTCAAGAGAGCATCGCAAACCTCGGATGAGCACAAACTACCGACAAGAGGGGCCCATACCATGCTATTGAGACACACCCTACCACCCacgcaaatatatatatatatattcaaatatcacaaatgtgaaataaaaacatgtgcatctctataaaccctaaaccctatataaaCCCATAACCCTAACTCCTAAACGCTCTACACCAtaaacctatatatatatatcactaCAAAAATGAGTCATGATTCAAAGGTCGTTTGTCATTGTTTTCTTGCAGCAATACATTGCTCCCAAAATTTTGGGAAGCGAGGCGAATATACTCAAACACATGGTGCCAATAACTGTGCAGGAGTTCTTCTAAAAGAATAGAAATacgtgtatatatgccatgtttatttggtattgttcatagaggtagtATGTGCCACCACACTACCACAGTGTAAATGAAGATGCACATTTTTTGAACTAAAATAATAGGGCCATGGAAAACCAAATTTGTTACAGATATTGCATGAATCTTAATATTATAATTACTATGGGTACAAATAACATGGAAACTAACTCATACATAAATATAAGGTACGAAAGTTTTTGAATTGTCCTTCTCTGAAAACTTAGTATGTCGACCCGCGCGTTGCAGCAGGATCTTTTTGTAGAATTTAGGAACATATTGTAATAGATAGAATATATAATAAAATTTCATATTATCTGAGCCAATAATAAAGTACGTGGGAAAGAAAAATCTTTATAAGAATGTACATACCGGTATTTGTATCCTAGTTATTGTTGACAACATACCAACCATATGTTTTCTTGTAGTATTATCATACGATTACTGCTTTAATTGATGCAGAGATCAGGGATTTTTGCCGTTTCAAAAAATAAACCATATGATTACTGCTAACGCTTGGTAGGGATCCATTCTTCGAGTTGCTTGTGCTAGGCATGCCTTTGGTTTTGGCAAAGTTTCTTCGAAAAGAACTAATGGAATAACTATGCAACATATAGCTTCTACAGATCTGAGATAATGAGCCATGATTTTTTTACTAGAAGCTATATGCACCAACGCTAAAATTGCTACAACATAGTAAGAAATGGAAGTTGAGAGAACAAAAGTACCaccggtggggggggggggggggaccagGATGATGTGCTCACtgccaagaagaacaagggaaagtCGGATGGAAACAAGAAGGAAACAAAAAAGATTAAGAAGAAAGCCGATGCATCTAGTTGGAGGGACAAGATTGATGAGATGGTGAAATCGATGGAGCATTTGGTGAACAAGACTTTGGAGGCAAATGTGGTGATGAGATGGGGAAGAAAATCCAAATGGAGTAAGCGAGGTGAGAATTACTCTGAGAAGAAGATGCGAACACGACCAAGACTGCCTTGAAGGAGAGGTGACGAGAAGCATGCCACGGTGGAGCTCATTGTCAACGAGAACAAGACTATGATGATGGATCCATTCACCATGGATGCCTACACAAGAGAGTGGTGGGATTTGACGCAGATGGGGATCTTGCAAAGAAGGGAGGCTATGGCTCGTGCTACGGTGAGTGGTGGCGGAGGTGGTGCTACAACGAGTGTTGTCGGTGGTGGTGGTATTGATGACCCAGTGAGTACAGGTCATGCTTGATCTTGCATCGATCCGGACCATGGTGATCATTTTGGCTTGCCGAGTACTACGACGAGGTGTTCAGTGGCTGACTCCGTAGATTAACGATTATTTTGGACGTTAAAACTATCACATATTGTTGCATATTGTCGCTTTATTGTCAAAACATTGCAAAACTATGTATGTTGTTATTATCTTCTCCTTTTGCAGGGTCTGATACGTACGAAGCATTTTCAGCTGGCAAAATGTGTTTTATGTTCCCTACAACCACAACTTTGCGTGCTGCGGGATCTTCTAGAGTGGGTGTAAGCACTCGGCACCAATTGGGAAGAAAAAAAATATGGCACACCGGGTATAAATGTCATTTCCTCCACGTGGCCAAGTAATACTACCACAAGAGGGTCAACACCAGCTCGACCCGAAAACTCCTTTTTACCGTCAACGGTATGTGCCGCAGTGCCATCCACCACAAATTATTCTTTGAGATTGGGGAGGTGTCCAGTGGCTGACTCTGTAGATTAACGATTATTTTGGATGTTAAAACTATTGCATAATGTTGCATATTGTCTCTTTATTGTCAAAACATTGCAAAACTATGCACATATTGTTATTCTCTTCTCCTTTTGCAGGTATGTGTGAAGCATTTTCAGCTGAACAAACGTGTTTTCTGTTCCCTACGTCCACACCTTTGCGGGCTGCGGGATCTTCTAGAGTGGGTGTAAGCACTCGACACCAATTGGAAAGAAAAAACATCACACACTGGGTATAAATGTCATTTCATCGACATGGCCAAGTAATGCTACCACAAAAGGGCCAACACCAGCTCGATCCGAAAACTCATTTTTACCGTCAATGTTATGTGCCGGAGTGCCATCCACCACGGATTATGCTTTGAGATTGGCGAGACTGCTTATCCTCTTTATGACAAAACTGAAACATAATTGAAATAAATTTGAACTATGTTAGATTATTAGGAAATTTTCGAGTGAGTTTTATTACCGAAAACAACATAACAGATGCACTAGCATACTTAACCAgatacatcagactaagcacatgcattagatctgaacatggaacaagtaacaGTGCAAAGTAGGAGAGGAAAAACACGTACATCGtgtccgggaaggtcgcaccagtagcagcagcaccaccatggccatcgttgatgtcgcccatggtgaagTTGGATTTGTCGAGGAAGCGGTTGAACCGGCGAAGTAGAACACGAACAACAACGAGCATtcacgccgagacgctccccaaaaaccttatcgccgcctcccggtgcaggatctcgacgaacggggtttcggaggcctgctctcccggacggctgtgcacgcagtcgccagaatggggaagactagagagcagCGTACCAAAAGAAACTTTTTTTTTCGTGAGAGAGGCAGACTAGAGACTTCTTCGAGAGAGAGTCCAGATCTGTTCTGTCTCCTGGTATAGCCTGGGGGGGAGAGCCGACCCGACCGTgttgccacgcgtaggaagccagggacatgcGGCGAGCGTGCACATGCACAGTCGACACatacccaactcagttggtgcactAAGCAAAAATATAGGCTTCCTGGaaggtgtctcgaactcgaactcgagtcacgaaacgctacGTGCGTGACGTGCCAGGGcggggcggaggaggaagagtgcGCGAGAGCTccttctcttctcactcacttcaaATGATTCGaaagcagcccttatataccactccaactccgttccaactagcaatgtgggactaaactttgtaccCCAAGGTTATCCCCAAGCTGTTAACTATGATGGGTCTTGAGATTTCAGAAATTATATGTACATGAGCCTTACTGGATTGGCAGCTCATCTACATCCAACACAGTATAAAATGTTTGTTTCAAGTCTTCACAGTTATCCTCTTTACTAGTTCCGTCTACTCTCATAATCTCGTTACTCACTACTAGTACTCCCCATTCTGGCTGATATCATCACCCTGCTTTCCTTCGGCATCCAGCTATGGGCTCTTGCGCCCCGATCGCCTTGCCCGAGACGGAGGTCGTGTCGCTGTCGCCGCGGACGCTGCTGGAGCTGGAGCCGGTCCGGCGGGCGCGGCGGCAAAGCCTGCCGTGTAAGCTGCAGAAGAAAGATGCGGCGGCACGGCGGCCGCGGAAGAAGCAAGTGTTCGTGTGCCCCGAGCCCAGCTGCCCGCACCACCACCCCTCCCACGCCCTTGCCGGCCGCGCCGGCATCAGGAAGCACTTCCGCCGCAAGCACGGCGGCCACCGCCAGTGGGCCTGCGCCCGCTGCTCCAAGGCCTACGCCGTTTTCGCCGACAACGAGGCCCACGCCAAGACCTGCGGCACCCGCACCGGCGACACCTGCTGCCAACACTGCGGCCGCGTCTTCACCCGGTACGTGATGTCGCAGTGAACTGGTGACGTGAGCTTCTGTAGTGTTGCCCGGTGCACTCTGACTAACTGGTGGGCGCGTCGAAATGCGGTGCAGGGTGTATAGGTTCGTGGAGCACCAGGACACGTGCAGCGCCGGTCGCCCGCAGGCAGAAGTGGCAGACGGGTCGTCGGCGCCGGTCTGCGGAGTAGCTGCGGCCGCCGTGTCGTCGCCGTCGCAGCAGCAAGCGCCGACGGCGAGCTCGCCGCGCCGGTCCAGCCAGTCCGTGAACATCGCCACCAGCGCCGTTGCAGTGCGCAGCCCGGCCGCCCCCGTGTTCCACCGGTTCTTCCACGAGGGCCCGACGCCGCCGTCCGGGACCCTTGGCGGCGGGCCACTCAACCTCGAGCTGCAGCTCAGGCCGCCGTCGTGCTACGCGGCGGCGACCCGTTCACCGCAGGTTCCCATCTCGCGGCCACAACACGAGGTCGCTACGGAACTGCGGCTTTCCATGGGCGAGGCAGTAGGCCAGGAATAGCCTCGACCCTCCAGCCTCGGCATCGGCAGCATGCGGCGGCGCCAACACGCCGCCTGGCCGCCTGCCTTCCTTTTTGGTTTTACCGGCGACAGCGAGCCGGCCGGCGGCAGTGAGGTGCGGTGTAATTGGATGCCGGTGATGTGTTTTGAGTTTTCTAATCGAATTTTTTGTACTAAAGCTAAGCAGTGATATAGCTAGCTTACTCTGACATGCATGGAATATATCGTTTTGCTGATGTTGCTGGGGGAGACCGAGTTCGTGATCACATTTGTAAAGAGAAACTAATAAATTATTATACGGTAAATCTTCTACAGATTTTAGGTGTAGTATCTTAAGCCAGTGTGATTATATTATAACTAAATA includes the following:
- the LOC127309700 gene encoding protein indeterminate-domain 16-like, encoding MDDGADPEAEVVSLSPRTLLDSSRYACEICGQMFRREQNLVFHRRGHDMPWKRDPAAAAAPRKRRDAAAPRKKRRDEAAASRKKRAFVCPEPSCLHHHPSHALADHCGIKKHFLRKHGGHRQWACARCSKAYAVLNDYKAHVKTCGGHSACGPIFTRYALS
- the LOC127310559 gene encoding protein indeterminate-domain 16-like; the encoded protein is MGSCAPIALPETEVVSLSPRTLLELEPVRRARRQSLPCKLQKKDAAARRPRKKQVFVCPEPSCPHHHPSHALAGRAGIRKHFRRKHGGHRQWACARCSKAYAVFADNEAHAKTCGTRTGDTCCQHCGRVFTRVYRFVEHQDTCSAGRPQAEVADGSSAPVCGVAAAAVSSPSQQQAPTASSPRRSSQSVNIATSAVAVRSPAAPVFHRFFHEGPTPPSGTLGGGPLNLELQLRPPSCYAAATRSPQVPISRPQHEVATELRLSMGEAVGQE